A genome region from Carya illinoinensis cultivar Pawnee chromosome 2, C.illinoinensisPawnee_v1, whole genome shotgun sequence includes the following:
- the LOC122294977 gene encoding metalloendoproteinase 3-MMP-like, translating to MSAKSFPRFSLITLGLILALIPLLSHATTPPHSSNQKTSPFGFLNHLQGCHKGDKVKGIHELKTYLEQLGYYHKTKNNSQANDDDFDELLESAVKTYQQNYHLKATGTLDAETVSKMMMPRCGVADIINGTNSMQSGKKNNHHRKGSFHAVSHYSFFQNAPKWPTSKYHLTYGFLPGTPTEAMSPVAQAFRTWAGNTHFTFSQAQALSNADITIGFGSMDHGDGSSFDGTGGTIAHAFAPTDGRFHYDADEPWSVGATPGAYDLETVALHEIGHLLGLGHSSVQGAIMESGMAQGVTKGLHADDIAGIKALYNV from the coding sequence ATGTCTGCTAAAAGTTTTCCCCGCTTCTCCTTGATCACTCTCGGCCTAATCCTTGCCCTCATTCCTCTCCTTTCTCATGCAACAACTCCACCCCACTCTTCTAACCAAAAAACATCACCCTTTGGATTTCTCAATCATCTTCAGGGATGCCACAAGGGTGACAAGGTAAAAGGCATCCATGAACTCAAAACGTATCTTGAACAACTTGGTTATTAtcacaaaaccaaaaacaataGCCAAGCCAATGATGATGATTTTGATGAACTCCTAGAATCTGCAGTCAAAACATACCAGCAAAATTATCATCTAAAGGCCACTGGGACTTTAGATGCTGAAACGGTATCAAAGATGATGATGCCTCGTTGTGGCGTAGCAGATATCATCAATGGTACAAACTCAATGCAATCAGGCAAGAAGAATAATCACCACCGCAAGGGCTCATTTCATGCCGTCTCTCACTACAGCTTTTTCCAGAATGCTCCAAAGTGGCCAACCTCAAAGTATCATCTCACCTACGGGTTTCTCCCAGGAACCCCAACTGAAGCCATGAGTCCCGTCGCACAAGCTTTCCGAACGTGGGCAGGAAACACCCACTTCACCTTCTCGCAAGCTCAAGCCCTATCAAACGCAGATATCACTATTGGTTTTGGTAGTATGGATCATGGAGACGGGAGTTCTTTTGATGGAACTGGTGGAACCATTGCGCATGCTTTTGCGCCAACCGATGGACGGTTCCATTATGATGCAGATGAACCCTGGAGTGTGGGTGCTACTCCTGGTGCATATGACTTGGAAACAGTTGCTTTGCATGAAATTGGGCACCTTCTTGGACTCGGGCATAGCTCAGTTCAAGGAGCAATCATGGAATCCGGTATGGCTCAAGGAGTGACTAAAGGCTTGCATGCAGATGATATTGCAGGAATTAAAGCCTTATATAATGTTTGA